The Hymenobacter swuensis DY53 genome includes the window GGCCCCGGGGAATAGCGGCCGATCCTTCTGGCTCTGGTGCTTGAAGATGGCCCGGCGCTTGCGCGTGAGTTCCTGGGGCGAGAGGGGCACGGCCATCTCAATCTGGTCTACGTCCCATTCCTGCCATGCCCCCCGATACAGCCACACCCGGCACTCAGCCAGCCACGAGGCATTGGCCGCTTGCAGCCGGCGCATCGCCTCAAAAATAGCTGCCAGACATACCCGATGCGTTCCGTGCGGGTCCGATAGGTCGCCGGCGGCGTACACCTGCTGGGGGCGAATCTGGTCGAGCAGGTCCATCGTAAGGCGGATATCTTGCTCGCCAATCGGCTTTTTGCGTACCCGGCCGGTTTCGTAGAAGGGTAAATCCTGGAAATGAATGTTGGCGTCGGGAATACCCGCGTAGCGGCAGGCACTCTTGGCCTCGCCACGCCGGATCAGGCCCTTAATCTGCTGCACTTCCTCCGAGTCAACCTGACCTGGGAGTTTGTTCTGCAGGAAATCGGCTACGCGGTGGTACAGGGTTTCGGCGGGCTGCTCATCCAGCCGGAACATCTCATCGTACTCGGCCACAAACTCGGCAAACCGGATGGCTTCATCATCAAACACGGCAATGTTGCCCGACGTCTGATACGCAACGTGCACATCGTGCCCCTGATCTACCAGCCGTAGCAGCGTGCCGCCCATCGAAATAACGTCGTCATCGGGGTGGGGTGAGAAGATGAGCACCCGTTTAGGGAAGGGCGCGGCTCGCTCCGGCCGGTCGGTATCATCGGCGTTGGGCTTGCCACCCGGCCAGCCCGTAATGGTGCGCTGCAACTGCCGAAACACCCGGATGTTGATGTTATATGCCAGCCCTGACTGCGCCAGCAGTTCCGAAAGACCGTTTTCGTTGTAATCTTCGTCGGTAAGTTTGAGAATGGGCTTTTGCAAGGTGCGGGCCAGCCACGTCACGGCCTTGCGCACGGTGGGCGCATGCTGCCAGTTAAGAGTCCGTCCCACCAGCCAGGGCGTTTTCACCCGGGTCAGCTCGGCGCCGGCCGCTTCATCCAGTACCACGCGCACATTAGGATGCTGCTGCAGGTACGTGGCCGGCACTGAGTCAGTAGGCTCGCCCTCCACCATGCGCTTCACCACCGCGGCCTTACCCTCGCCCCAGGCCAGCAGCACAATCTCCCGGGCCTCCAGGATAGTGCCTACGCCCATGGTAATAGCGCGGCGCGGTACGTTTTCCTCTCCGTAAAAATCGGAAGCGGCATCTGTGCGGGTGATGTGGTCGAGGGTGATGAGGCGGGTCCGGGAGGCCGCGCCGGAACCGGGCTCATTAAAGCCAATGTGCCCGGTCCGCCCAACGCCCAGCACCTGCAAATCAATCCCTCCGGCTTCTCGGATCTGCTCCTCATAATGGCGGCAGAACTCGGCCACCTGCTCTTGCGGCAGCGTGCCGTCCGGAATGTGTACGTTCTCGGGCCGGATATCAATGCAGTCAAACAGATATTCGTGCATAAAGCGCACGTAACTCTGTAAAGAATCCGGTGCCATCGGGTAATATTCGTCGAGGTTGAATGTCACGACGTTCTGAAAGCTGAGCCCTTCTGCCTGGTGCAGGCGCACCAGTTCTTCATACAAGCGGGTAGGAGTTGAGCCCGTGGCCAGGCCCAGTACGCAGGTGCGCCCCTCGGCGGCGCGTTGCCGGATCAGGTCGGCAAGTTGCCGGGCCACCGCCACGGAAGCCAGCTCGGAATCGGGGTAGATGGTGGTGGACAGGCGTTCAGCACGGAGTTCGGTGGCAGTCTGCATACGGGAGGTAGTTGGTGGGTCGGTACAGCACGTAAGGTCCGGGAAGTACATAGTTCGCCACGACAAACTCCAGTTTCTGCGCAAATTCTTTTCCACTACCGGCATATACTGGCCGGCTAAGCCGGCTGGTATATGCCCGAAAGCGCATGTCACAAATGAGCGGTAGTGTGCCTTTGCACAGCCGGCTTCTGCGGGCAATTTGCATAACCGGCTGCGTATTGCCGGGGCCGCCTCCACTCTTACCACTGTACTGCTATGACGACTATTGACCCCAAAGATGTTGCGCTGCGCGAACTGGGCTTCGTCCGGATTTCGCTTTATCGAGGCTGGGACTATCCGCTGGGCAACAATGAAGCATCTTTTATTCCGGCTACCGACATCCGGTATCTGCACCACACGGTGGCCGTTGATGGCACGCGGCTGTATGCCTATTCCTGGATTAGTGAGCCGGGCTTCCTGCTGACCACCGAGCGCCACATTTCGGCGCTTGAGCACATGGTAGCAGAGTTAGAAACCGACAACATTCCGTTGCTGAAGCAGCAAGTAGAGAAATTCTTCTTACGCCACGGTGGCATGGGTCCCCAGATTTCTACCGCCGTACATCGCCCTTTGCCACAGCTTTCCTAGTCACCGTATAGGTAGCAGTAAAACAAAAAAGGCCTTCCGTGCGATACGAAAGGCCTTTTTGTGGTAATGATTGGAATCGAACCAACGACACCAGCATTTTCAGTGCTGTGCTCTACCAACTGAGCTACATTACCAGCTCTCGGTTCCCCGAGTGCGTTACCGCCGTTGGGGAGCACAAAAGTAGTAAAGGTTTTGCAACCTGCAAGAACTGACCGGATTTTTTTTGCCGGAAGAAACATACCAGCTGAAAAGCTGTAATTTGTTATGCATACCGAGTATATTTCGGGCTAAACCCCAAACCTACCCAAATTCCCGTGCACTTCTCCATTCAAAACATCCTCTTCCTGCTGGTGGCGGTAGCGGGCTTCGGCCTGTTTGCCTGGCAAGCGCGGAAGATCCGGGCCAATATCCTCGTCGGGCGCGACCGGGACATGAGCGGCCACGTCAATGAGCGCCTCTGGAAGACGCTGCTGGTGGCCTTCGGGCAGCAGAAGATGTTCAAGCGCCTCACGCCGGCCTTTTTGCACCTGATTGTATACGTCGGCTTCATCGTCATCAACATCGAAGTCATTGAAATCATGGTGGACGGCCTATTCGGTACCCACCGGTTTCTGCAGTTCCTAGGCCCGCTGTACTCGGCCCTGACGGGCACCAACGAGGTGCTGGGCGCGCTGGTGGTGCTGGCCGTGGTGGTGTTCTGGTGGCGCCGCAACGTAGGCGTAGTACGCCGTTTCACCGGCCCCGAGCTACGGGCCTGGCCCAAACTCGACGCCAACGTGATTCTCTACGTGGAGGTGGTACTGATGGTGGCCCTGTTCACGATGAACGCCGCCGACCTGAAGTTGCATCAGCTGGAAGGCAAGGACCTGCCCGGCGCGTTTCCGGTCAGCAGCCTGCTGACGGGCCTGTTCCCCGATAACCTCACGGCCCTGGCCGTGCTGGAGCGTGTGGGCTGGTGGGCGCACATTGTAGGCATTCTGCTGTTCCTGAACTACTTGCCTAGCAGTAAGCACTTCCACATCATCATGGCCTTCCCGAACGTGTTCTACTCCCGGCTGGTGCCGCAGGGGCAGTTCTCGAACGTGGAAAGCATCACCCACGAGGTGAAAGCCATGATGGACCCCAGCTACCAGGTGCCCGCCCCGGCCACCAATCCCGATGGCTCGGCTGCCGCGCCCACGCCCTTCGGCGCTAAAGACGTGGACGACCTGGCCTGGACCAACCTGCTCAGTGCCTACTCCTGCACCGAGTGCGGCCGCTGCACCTCGGTGTGCCCGGCCAACCTCACCGGTAAGCTCCTCTCGCCCCGCAAAATCATCATGGATACCCGGGATAGGGTGGAGGAGAAGTACAACTCACCCCTGATTTTCCACCCCAGCCTGTACGGCCCGGAGGCCAAGCACAACCCCCAGGAGCAGCTCGACAAGGAAAACCACACCCTGCTGCGCGGCTACGTAACGCCCGAGGAGTTGTGGGCCTGCACCACCTGCAACGCCTGCGTGGAAGCCTGCCCGGTGAACATCAACCCGCTGGAAAGCATCGTGGAAATGCGCCGCTTCCTGGTGCTGGAAGAGTCGGCCGCGCCTAACTCCCTGAACGTGATGTTCAGCAACATCGAAAACAACGGCGCGCCGTGGGCCTTCTCGCCCTCCGACCGGTTCAACTGGGCCGACGACCTGTTCGTGGCGGAGAAGTAGCGAGTATTGGGTAGTGAGTATTGAGTAATTAGACACTCGTGTGCCGCTCTCTCTGCCTCACCCAACTTATTGCTGCTTCTTTTTTCCCTTGTCTCAATACTCAATACCGACTACTCACTACTATAATGGCTGAACAAACTGCCAAACGTCCCGTATCTGTTCCGCTGATGGCCGACCTGGCCGCCCGGGGCGAGTCGCCGGAAATCCTGTTCTGGGTGGGCTGCGCCGGCGCCTTCGACGACCGGTACAAGCGTGTAACCCGCGCCTTCGTTCGCATTCTGGAGCACGTAGGCGTGAGCTACGCCGTGCTGGGCATGGAGGAATCCTGCACCGGCGACCCGGCCAAGCGCGCCGGCAACGAATTCCTGTTTCAGATGCAGGCCATGACCAACATTGCCACCCTCAACGGCTATGGCATCAAGAAGGTGGTCACGGCCTGCCCACACTGCTTCAACACCATCAAAAACGAGTATCCCGCGCTGGGCGGCGAGTTTGAGGTGATTCATCACAGCACCTTTCTGCAGCAACTCATCAACGAGGGCAAGGTGACGGCCAAGGGCGGCGAGTCGTTCAAGGGCCGACGCATCACCTTCCACGACTCCTGCTACCTAGGCCGCGCCAACAACATCTACGAAGCGCCTCGCGAGGTGCTGGAAGTGCTCGACGCCGACCTGCTGGAGATGAAGCGCTGCAAAACCAACGGCCTCTGCTGCGGGGCCGGTGGTGCCCAGATGTGGAAAGAGCCCGAGCCCGGCAAAAAGGACGTGAACATTGAGCGGACTGAAGAAGCCTTGGCTACCTTGGATGGCGACGCCGATGTGCTGCTGAACCTGCAGGGCGTGGAAAGCACCGCGCCGGTGTTGCCCGCCGGCTCCAACCGCGGCGGCAGCGTAATTGCCGTGGCCTGCCCCTTCTGCATGACTATGATGGCCGACGGCGTAAAGAACAAGGAGCGCGAACAGGACGTGCAGGTGTTCGACTTGGCCGAACTGATTGCCTCCGCCGAAGGCCTCAACGCTTAGCAAGTACTTAGTTGGTAGTGTCTAGTGCTTAGCTTATTCGGCTTTTGAATAGAGAAACAGCCTAAGCACTAATTACAGCCCCGCACCGGAACTTCCGGGCGGGGCTGTTTCTTTGTAACAGAGAGGCAGGCTGGCTGACAACACGGGTTGTACCTTGCCGTTGTAATTGGCAGCCGCGCCTCGCTGCCCCAAGCTTCTGCTTATGTACGTGCCCTTCGATCAGCTTCCCGCTTCCGCCCGCATCTGGATTTACCAGGCCAACCGGCCGTTTACCGCCGCCGAGCTGGAAAACCTGCAACCGGCCCTACGCCGCTTCGTCGACGAGTGGACCAGCCACGGCCGCACCCTGGCGGCTTCTGTGGCCGTACTGCATCAGCAGTTTCTGGTAGTAGGATTGGATGAAGCCGTAGCTGACGCCAGCGGCTGCTCCATCGATGCCTCCGTGCGCTTTGTGCAAAGCATCGAGCAGCAGCAGCAGGTACAGTTGCTGGAAAAGTCGAAGCTGGCCTTCCTGCTGGACGGGAACGTAATGCTCCTCGACCGCACGGCGCTCAAAGAAGCTGTGGCCGCTGGTGCCTTGCAGACCGATACGCCCTATTTTGATGCTACCCGTACCACAGTAGGCCAGCTCCAAGCCGGGTGGCCTGCTCCGGCGGGTACTACTTGGCTGGCCCGATATTTTCAGTCCGTTGCCTAAGCCTTCTAGGCAACGGAAAATTCACGGAATCATTAGTATTATTAACACCGGGTTCCGCCCTGCTACCCTAGGGCCGGCACCTATCCTTCAGCTTCCTGCTCCCATGAAACACTATCTTCTTCCGTGCGCTATCCTAAGTTCTGCTGCAGTCCTTACCAGCTGTGCTACCTCGGGCAGCCTGAGCAAGGCCGACAAGCGGTTTGCCCGTGGTGAGTATGAAGCTGCTATTGCCTTATATAAGGCTGATGTAGCAAAGGGCCGCAACGTGGCCCAGGCCAATTACCGTTTGGCCGAGTCGTATCGGCTTTCTAACCGCGCCGAACTGGCCGAGGAATACTACAAGGCGGCTATGGCCGGTGGGGTTAAGAACTCGGAAGCCGGTTACCATTACGCGCAGGCATTGCGGGCCAGTGGGAAATTCGAGGAAGCTGCGGCTCAGTTTGAAAGCT containing:
- the nagB gene encoding glucosamine-6-phosphate deaminase, which translates into the protein MQTATELRAERLSTTIYPDSELASVAVARQLADLIRQRAAEGRTCVLGLATGSTPTRLYEELVRLHQAEGLSFQNVVTFNLDEYYPMAPDSLQSYVRFMHEYLFDCIDIRPENVHIPDGTLPQEQVAEFCRHYEEQIREAGGIDLQVLGVGRTGHIGFNEPGSGAASRTRLITLDHITRTDAASDFYGEENVPRRAITMGVGTILEAREIVLLAWGEGKAAVVKRMVEGEPTDSVPATYLQQHPNVRVVLDEAAGAELTRVKTPWLVGRTLNWQHAPTVRKAVTWLARTLQKPILKLTDEDYNENGLSELLAQSGLAYNINIRVFRQLQRTITGWPGGKPNADDTDRPERAAPFPKRVLIFSPHPDDDVISMGGTLLRLVDQGHDVHVAYQTSGNIAVFDDEAIRFAEFVAEYDEMFRLDEQPAETLYHRVADFLQNKLPGQVDSEEVQQIKGLIRRGEAKSACRYAGIPDANIHFQDLPFYETGRVRKKPIGEQDIRLTMDLLDQIRPQQVYAAGDLSDPHGTHRVCLAAIFEAMRRLQAANASWLAECRVWLYRGAWQEWDVDQIEMAVPLSPQELTRKRRAIFKHQSQKDRPLFPGADQREFWQRAEERNRTTARLYDQLGLPEYEGIEAFVRWHF
- a CDS encoding 4Fe-4S dicluster domain-containing protein, which produces MHFSIQNILFLLVAVAGFGLFAWQARKIRANILVGRDRDMSGHVNERLWKTLLVAFGQQKMFKRLTPAFLHLIVYVGFIVINIEVIEIMVDGLFGTHRFLQFLGPLYSALTGTNEVLGALVVLAVVVFWWRRNVGVVRRFTGPELRAWPKLDANVILYVEVVLMVALFTMNAADLKLHQLEGKDLPGAFPVSSLLTGLFPDNLTALAVLERVGWWAHIVGILLFLNYLPSSKHFHIIMAFPNVFYSRLVPQGQFSNVESITHEVKAMMDPSYQVPAPATNPDGSAAAPTPFGAKDVDDLAWTNLLSAYSCTECGRCTSVCPANLTGKLLSPRKIIMDTRDRVEEKYNSPLIFHPSLYGPEAKHNPQEQLDKENHTLLRGYVTPEELWACTTCNACVEACPVNINPLESIVEMRRFLVLEESAAPNSLNVMFSNIENNGAPWAFSPSDRFNWADDLFVAEK
- a CDS encoding (Fe-S)-binding protein; protein product: MAEQTAKRPVSVPLMADLAARGESPEILFWVGCAGAFDDRYKRVTRAFVRILEHVGVSYAVLGMEESCTGDPAKRAGNEFLFQMQAMTNIATLNGYGIKKVVTACPHCFNTIKNEYPALGGEFEVIHHSTFLQQLINEGKVTAKGGESFKGRRITFHDSCYLGRANNIYEAPREVLEVLDADLLEMKRCKTNGLCCGAGGAQMWKEPEPGKKDVNIERTEEALATLDGDADVLLNLQGVESTAPVLPAGSNRGGSVIAVACPFCMTMMADGVKNKEREQDVQVFDLAELIASAEGLNA